The genomic region GCCGCTGTGGCTGGCCATCGGCGTTCCGGCCTTCATGCTGCTGCTGGCCCTGTGGCGCCTGGTCCTGATCCCGCGGCAGGTGCGCGCCATCGGCTACGCCGAGCGCGACGACGACCTCCTCATCCGCGGCGGCATCTTCTTCCAGCGCGTCATGGTGGTGCCGTACGGCCGCATGCAGTACGTGGACATCAGCGCCGGCCCGGTGGAACGCGGGCTGGGGCTCTGCACCCTGAAGCTGCACACGGCGTCCGCCGGAACCAACGCCGGCATTCCCGGGCTTCCCGCCGAGGAAGGCGCCCGGCTCAGGGAACAGCTCTCGGCGCGCGGCGAAGCCAGGCTGGCCGGGCTGTGAGCGCCGGCGGCCTCGCTTCCGGAAAGCCCGACGGCGAGTGGCTGCGTGTGCACCCGGCGACACCTTTCGTACGTGGCTGGGTTGCGCTGGCGGCCATCGGCTACTTCTTTGGGCGTGACAGCTTTGAACGGATGCTCCAGGGCCAGCCGCTGATTGATGACCGCATCGCCGGGCGCGCCCCGTGGCTCCTGGGCGGCGGGGCACTGATGCTGGTGCTGGCGGTCCTGGGCTTCATCCTGTCCTGGTACTTCACCCGGTACCAGGTGGCGGAGGGCTACGTCCGGGTCAACACAGGCTTCCTGTTCAAGCAGCAGCGGCAGGCGCGGCTGGACCGCGTCCAGGCCATCGACATCGTCCAGCCGCTTCTCGCCAGGATCTTCGGCCTGGCGGAACTGAAATTCGAAGTTGCCGACGCCGGCGAATCCGCCGTCCGACTGGCCTACCTTCGCATCGACGACGCCCGGCAGCTGCGTGCCACCATCCTCGCCCGCGCGTCGGGAGTCCGGCTGGACCCAGCGCACCCCGAGGCAGCCGCGCCCGAGGCGCCGGAGCAGCAGGTACTGCAGGTCCCGC from Arthrobacter globiformis harbors:
- a CDS encoding PH domain-containing protein → MPTAAIDPPGITWLRVSPKYVTVRLVEWALGNLVMVAVLSLPLVFVRLGWWRWPPLWLAIGVPAFMLLLALWRLVLIPRQVRAIGYAERDDDLLIRGGIFFQRVMVVPYGRMQYVDISAGPVERGLGLCTLKLHTASAGTNAGIPGLPAEEGARLREQLSARGEARLAGL